In Deinococcus proteolyticus MRP, a single genomic region encodes these proteins:
- a CDS encoding DoxX family protein gives MNAAASRRTDTALLLLRLLLGTLLTLRGYQHLFVVGIEGTAAEWRGLGLPFPLLFAPLLSLLELVGGPLLILGLAVRPVATMSTLAVLSVLALTQGDVMLGLGLGRELLDRVLNPIIQNWLLLVAGTLTLALAGAGRFSIDAQRLPPRPAGPAAAAHPLDAVAETKPARKRK, from the coding sequence GTGAACGCCGCAGCGTCACGCCGCACCGATACGGCCCTGCTGCTGCTGCGGCTGCTGCTGGGCACCCTGCTGACCCTGCGGGGCTACCAGCACCTGTTCGTGGTGGGCATCGAGGGCACCGCGGCCGAGTGGCGCGGGCTGGGGTTGCCGTTCCCGCTGCTGTTCGCACCGCTGCTGTCGCTGCTGGAACTGGTGGGCGGGCCGCTGCTGATTCTGGGGCTGGCCGTGCGCCCAGTGGCCACCATGAGCACCCTGGCCGTGCTGAGCGTGCTGGCGCTGACCCAGGGCGACGTTATGCTGGGGCTGGGCCTGGGGCGCGAACTGCTGGACCGCGTGCTGAACCCGATTATTCAGAACTGGTTGCTGCTGGTGGCCGGCACCCTGACCCTGGCGCTGGCCGGGGCCGGACGTTTCAGCATTGATGCCCAGCGCCTGCCGCCACGCCCGGCTGGCCCAGCCGCCGCTGCCCATCCGCTGGACGCCGTGGCCGAGACCAAGCCAGCCAGGAAACGCAAGTAG
- a CDS encoding YchJ family protein encodes MSLSYPPFKPCPCGSGRSFAVCCGPRLSGERPAETPEALMRSRYTAFVLQDAPYLLATWHPSTRPATLDLGGTRWLGLTIHGASGDRVRFSARFQEDGRKHILREDSRFVQDEAEGRWLYLDGEHG; translated from the coding sequence GTGTCCTTGTCCTATCCGCCCTTCAAGCCCTGCCCCTGTGGCTCCGGCCGCAGCTTCGCCGTGTGCTGTGGTCCTCGCCTGAGCGGTGAGCGTCCCGCCGAGACTCCCGAAGCGCTGATGCGCTCGCGCTACACGGCTTTTGTGTTACAGGACGCCCCGTACTTGCTGGCGACCTGGCATCCTTCCACCCGCCCGGCCACGCTGGACCTGGGCGGCACCCGCTGGCTGGGGCTGACCATTCACGGCGCGTCTGGGGACCGTGTCAGGTTTAGCGCCCGCTTTCAGGAGGACGGCCGCAAACACATCCTGCGCGAGGACAGCCGCTTTGTGCAGGATGAGGCGGAGGGCCGCTGGCTGTATCTGGACGGCGAACACGGGTAG
- the gltX gene encoding glutamate--tRNA ligase, with translation MSDQPTVTRIAPSPTGDPHVGTAYQALFNSVFARQQGGRFIVRIEDTDRNRYNATSEGRILDMLDWLGIQPDASPRNEDDQGPYTQSQRAGLHRQYAEALLESGAAYRAFDTPEELEERRKAAEARKDSYLGYDRRDRELSREESDRRAAAGEEFVIRLKAPLEGQTVVRDRLRGDVVFDNAQLDDKVLLKRDGFPTYHLAAMVDDHLMGVTHVIRAEEWLTSTPIHKLILEGLGWQEPEWIHTPWLLSAGGKKYSKRRGDPSVEDFRRMGILPEALLNYLGMMGWSMPGGEEIFSVDDMVREFTWERVSLGGSTFDVTKLKWLNGKYLREVLSADEVVERVRAYLTEFGAGLPTEDEAYFTDVVRLMIPRLETLGDFAEMTGYFWSDEFETDDKAAKAVQQGADLLPDLRSALAGVSDWNAEAIKHALHEYAEARELKLGKVMPPVRAAVAGTMQSPDLAEMLEVLGRERVLARLDRAL, from the coding sequence ATGTCTGACCAACCCACCGTCACCCGTATCGCCCCTAGCCCGACCGGCGACCCGCACGTCGGGACCGCCTACCAGGCCCTGTTCAACTCGGTGTTCGCCCGTCAGCAGGGCGGCCGGTTCATCGTGCGGATTGAGGATACCGACCGCAACCGCTACAACGCGACCAGTGAGGGCCGCATTCTGGACATGCTCGACTGGCTGGGCATTCAGCCCGACGCCAGCCCCCGCAACGAGGACGACCAGGGGCCGTACACCCAGTCCCAACGGGCGGGGCTGCACCGCCAGTACGCCGAAGCCTTGCTGGAATCGGGAGCCGCTTACCGCGCCTTCGACACCCCCGAGGAGCTAGAAGAGCGCCGCAAGGCCGCCGAAGCCCGCAAGGACAGCTACCTGGGCTACGACCGCCGCGACCGTGAACTGAGCCGCGAGGAATCTGACCGCCGCGCCGCTGCGGGCGAGGAGTTCGTGATTCGGCTCAAAGCCCCGCTGGAAGGTCAGACGGTGGTGCGTGACCGCCTGCGCGGAGACGTGGTGTTCGATAACGCGCAACTGGACGACAAGGTGCTGCTCAAGCGCGACGGCTTCCCCACCTACCACCTCGCCGCGATGGTGGACGACCACCTGATGGGCGTGACCCATGTGATTCGCGCCGAGGAGTGGCTCACCTCCACCCCCATCCACAAGCTGATTCTGGAAGGCCTGGGCTGGCAGGAACCCGAGTGGATTCACACCCCCTGGCTGCTCTCGGCGGGCGGCAAGAAATACTCCAAGCGGCGCGGTGACCCCAGCGTGGAGGACTTCCGCCGCATGGGTATCCTGCCCGAAGCGCTGCTGAACTACCTGGGCATGATGGGCTGGAGCATGCCGGGCGGCGAGGAAATTTTCAGCGTGGACGACATGGTGCGCGAGTTCACCTGGGAGCGCGTTTCCTTGGGCGGCAGCACCTTCGACGTGACCAAGCTGAAGTGGCTGAACGGCAAATATCTGCGCGAAGTGCTGAGTGCCGATGAAGTCGTGGAGCGGGTGCGGGCCTATCTGACCGAGTTCGGCGCCGGGCTGCCCACCGAGGACGAAGCCTACTTCACGGACGTGGTGCGGCTGATGATTCCCCGCCTGGAAACACTGGGCGACTTTGCCGAGATGACCGGCTACTTCTGGTCCGACGAGTTCGAGACGGACGACAAAGCGGCCAAAGCGGTGCAGCAAGGGGCCGACCTGCTCCCCGACCTGCGCAGCGCTCTGGCAGGCGTCAGCGACTGGAACGCCGAAGCCATCAAACACGCGCTGCACGAGTACGCCGAGGCGCGGGAGCTGAAGCTGGGCAAAGTGATGCCCCCCGTGCGGGCCGCCGTCGCAGGCACCATGCAAAGCCCCGACCTGGCCGAGATGCTGGAGGTGCTGGGGCGTGAGCGGGTGCTGGCGCGGCTGGATAGGGCGCTTTAG
- a CDS encoding polyprenyl synthetase family protein, which produces MRPQLQNMALSLLPTPEAAPRPELRDFYAMLRDYPQRGGKGIRSELLLLSAQAHGLAEGGAGWERALWLAAALELFQNWVLIHDDIVDDSDERRGAPALHKLHGVPLALNAGDALHAYMWAAVQKAGLDAGFSEFLTMIHRTAEGQHLDVSWVEHGEWNLQPADYLEMVRLKTGFYTIVTPLRLGALAAGQPPHPDFEAAGLSLGTAFQIRDDVLNLTGDPAKYGKEIGGDLLEGKRTLVVLHWLQHARETRRHIFLDQMRRPRTDKDPAIIEDLLEWLRGSDSLAYAQAFAAEEAERGLALLRGALAQAADQAAAGQILALMETLTQREA; this is translated from the coding sequence ATGCGTCCCCAACTGCAAAATATGGCCCTGTCGCTGCTGCCCACGCCAGAGGCGGCTCCCCGCCCCGAACTGCGTGACTTCTATGCCATGCTGCGCGACTACCCGCAGCGCGGCGGCAAAGGCATTCGCTCGGAGCTGCTGCTGCTCTCGGCGCAGGCGCACGGGCTGGCGGAAGGCGGCGCGGGCTGGGAGCGGGCGCTGTGGCTGGCGGCGGCGCTGGAACTGTTTCAGAACTGGGTGCTGATTCACGACGACATCGTGGACGACTCGGACGAGCGGCGCGGGGCACCGGCCCTGCACAAGCTGCACGGCGTGCCGCTGGCGCTGAACGCCGGCGACGCACTGCACGCCTACATGTGGGCGGCGGTACAGAAAGCAGGGTTGGACGCAGGCTTCAGCGAATTCCTGACCATGATTCACCGCACTGCCGAGGGACAACACCTGGACGTGAGCTGGGTGGAGCACGGCGAGTGGAACCTGCAACCCGCCGATTATCTGGAAATGGTGCGCCTCAAAACGGGTTTTTATACCATCGTGACCCCGCTGCGGCTGGGCGCATTGGCGGCAGGCCAGCCACCACACCCCGACTTTGAGGCGGCTGGCCTGTCCCTAGGCACCGCTTTTCAGATTCGAGACGACGTGCTGAACCTGACCGGCGACCCGGCCAAATACGGCAAGGAAATCGGCGGTGACCTGCTGGAAGGCAAGCGCACGCTGGTGGTGCTGCACTGGCTCCAGCACGCCCGCGAAACGCGCCGGCACATCTTCCTGGACCAGATGCGCCGGCCCCGTACCGACAAAGACCCGGCCATCATTGAGGACCTGCTGGAGTGGCTGCGGGGGAGCGACTCGCTGGCTTACGCGCAGGCCTTCGCCGCCGAGGAAGCAGAGCGCGGGCTGGCCCTGCTGCGTGGGGCGCTGGCCCAGGCTGCGGACCAGGCAGCAGCGGGACAAATTCTGGCACTGATGGAAACACTGACCCAGCGGGAAGCGTAG
- a CDS encoding peptidoglycan DD-metalloendopeptidase family protein — protein sequence MRRRVPGRRRPVLALPSLVLPSLALLSLLGLPLWALAQSAAPSADPLQQQLEQQRAVGERQRALLAQIRGSFASLSSEEQATLAGLDRLNADIDRLRGQAGLLDLKLRQTEARLGVTGRDILALQSRVAELRGSVALNLNALYRERTGEYLALLAQAQTLPELILRLRWANYAGERQVALIRELDREAGRLQGELAAQQQARAELQTLQKQRQAALAELSDRQTQAQALLGELRRTAAGQRLLQLQGQAELAQTGQNIDTLLDAAVRQQEGLAAQRRRELEAQRQREAETAARLRAAEKVGAAGGPSQVAPVQSAAARPGAAAAPTAQSPAAQPSAARPTASRSAAPAPATAAPASPAPAVAQSTAPARQSVAPQAPAAQARPPAASTPAVLSSAPAAAGSDPVQTVPQQSALQEPALPTPQQLTEARTQAEAQVQLTEAQLAPLRGRLDALAFPLPGGQVSEGYTPESPWAVIRAGGERQARAAGEGVVLAVTSFSSLGWVVLLDHGDGLVTAYLGLNQPAVQVGERIQPGAPLGEIGGSPVFGPDAMAFQVSRVEGERRTPLPSPF from the coding sequence ATGAGGCGCCGGGTGCCTGGCCGCCGGCGACCAGTGCTGGCGCTGCCGAGTCTGGTCCTGCCGAGTCTGGCACTGCTAAGTCTGCTGGGGCTGCCGCTGTGGGCTTTGGCGCAGAGCGCAGCGCCGAGTGCAGACCCCTTGCAGCAGCAGCTGGAGCAGCAGCGGGCGGTGGGCGAGCGGCAGCGCGCCCTGCTGGCCCAGATTCGCGGGTCGTTCGCTTCGCTGAGTAGCGAGGAGCAGGCCACCCTGGCGGGGCTGGACCGGCTGAACGCCGATATTGACCGGCTGCGGGGGCAAGCGGGGCTGCTGGACTTGAAGCTGCGCCAGACCGAAGCCCGCCTGGGCGTGACTGGACGCGACATCCTGGCGCTGCAGTCCAGGGTCGCGGAGCTGCGCGGCAGTGTGGCGCTGAACCTGAACGCGCTGTACCGCGAACGCACCGGCGAGTATCTGGCGCTGCTGGCCCAGGCTCAGACCCTACCCGAGCTGATATTGCGGCTACGCTGGGCCAACTACGCGGGCGAGCGGCAGGTGGCGCTGATTCGTGAACTGGACCGCGAGGCCGGCCGCCTGCAGGGCGAGCTGGCTGCCCAGCAGCAGGCCCGTGCCGAGCTGCAAACCCTGCAAAAGCAGCGTCAGGCGGCACTGGCCGAGCTGTCGGACCGGCAGACGCAGGCCCAAGCGCTGCTGGGCGAGCTGCGCCGCACGGCGGCCGGTCAGCGGCTGCTGCAGCTGCAGGGACAGGCCGAACTGGCACAGACCGGGCAGAACATAGACACGCTGCTGGACGCGGCAGTGCGCCAGCAGGAGGGGCTGGCGGCCCAGCGTCGGCGCGAGCTGGAAGCCCAGCGCCAGCGTGAAGCCGAGACGGCGGCGCGGCTGCGGGCGGCGGAGAAAGTGGGGGCAGCCGGCGGGCCGTCACAGGTTGCGCCGGTTCAGTCGGCAGCCGCCCGGCCTGGGGCAGCTGCGGCGCCCACAGCCCAATCACCAGCAGCCCAACCCTCGGCAGCTCGGCCGACAGCTTCCCGGTCGGCGGCTCCAGCTCCGGCAACGGCTGCCCCTGCCAGCCCGGCCCCGGCTGTCGCCCAGTCCACGGCCCCGGCGCGCCAATCTGTAGCGCCCCAGGCCCCAGCTGCCCAGGCCCGGCCACCGGCTGCGTCCACACCAGCTGTACTGTCCTCCGCGCCTGCGGCGGCCGGCAGCGACCCCGTGCAGACCGTCCCGCAGCAATCGGCCTTGCAGGAGCCTGCTTTGCCCACGCCGCAGCAGCTGACCGAAGCCCGCACCCAGGCCGAGGCGCAGGTGCAGCTGACCGAGGCGCAGTTGGCCCCACTGCGTGGGCGCTTGGACGCACTCGCCTTTCCGCTGCCCGGCGGTCAGGTCAGCGAGGGCTACACCCCCGAAAGCCCCTGGGCCGTCATTCGCGCCGGGGGCGAGCGGCAGGCCAGAGCCGCCGGCGAGGGCGTGGTACTGGCTGTCACCTCGTTCAGTTCGCTGGGCTGGGTGGTGTTGCTGGACCACGGGGATGGGCTGGTCACGGCCTACCTGGGCCTGAATCAACCGGCAGTGCAGGTGGGTGAGCGTATCCAGCCGGGCGCACCCTTGGGCGAAATCGGCGGCAGCCCGGTGTTCGGCCCGGATGCGATGGCCTTCCAGGTCAGCCGGGTGGAAGGGGAGCGGCGCACGCCGTTGCCGTCGCCGTTTTAA
- a CDS encoding cell division protein FtsX: MNRAASALREHLQSALASMRANRTAVLSTLTTITLTLLVLGGVLLAGQNLNRTLAGLERQVEVAAFLEPGADGEALLRHAQGMAGVAQAELLSPEQVLAEMTRDYPYTAEAAQLAGNPFPATLRLRVTSVDQTRVVAAAAELLRGVESVEFGAGYVDRALGTLRALRAAGGLLIGLLLGGTLFSILNAVQVSMYARRGEINVMRLLGARRSFVQGPHLLEGLLLGLGGAGLAGLILLPLSSLLTSRAAELVPALPLLQGTGPLLTLWLQLAALGAGVGLLGGWLASGRYLRELE; encoded by the coding sequence GTGAACCGTGCCGCCTCGGCCCTAAGAGAGCACCTGCAGTCGGCGCTGGCGTCCATGCGGGCCAACCGCACGGCGGTTCTGTCTACCCTGACCACCATCACCCTGACCCTGCTGGTGCTGGGGGGGGTGCTGCTGGCCGGCCAGAACCTGAACCGCACCCTGGCGGGCCTGGAACGGCAGGTGGAAGTGGCTGCCTTTCTGGAGCCGGGCGCCGACGGTGAGGCGCTGCTCAGGCACGCTCAGGGCATGGCCGGTGTGGCGCAGGCCGAACTGCTGAGCCCCGAGCAGGTGCTCGCCGAAATGACCCGCGACTATCCCTACACGGCCGAGGCCGCGCAGCTGGCCGGCAACCCCTTTCCGGCCACCTTGCGCCTGCGGGTGACCAGTGTGGACCAGACCCGCGTGGTGGCTGCCGCCGCCGAGCTGCTCAGGGGAGTGGAGTCGGTGGAATTCGGCGCCGGCTACGTGGACCGGGCGCTGGGTACGCTGCGGGCGCTGCGGGCAGCAGGCGGGCTGCTGATTGGCCTGCTGCTGGGCGGCACGCTGTTCAGCATCCTGAACGCCGTGCAGGTGAGCATGTACGCCCGCCGGGGCGAAATCAACGTGATGCGGCTCCTGGGAGCGCGGCGCTCTTTCGTGCAGGGGCCGCACCTGCTGGAAGGGCTGCTGCTGGGTCTGGGAGGGGCCGGGCTGGCGGGCCTGATTCTGCTGCCGCTGTCCAGCTTGCTGACCAGCCGCGCCGCCGAGCTGGTGCCGGCGCTGCCGCTGCTGCAGGGCACCGGGCCGCTGCTGACCCTGTGGCTTCAGCTGGCTGCGCTGGGGGCGGGAGTGGGCCTGCTGGGCGGCTGGCTGGCGTCGGGCCGCTACCTGCGGGAGCTGGAATGA
- the ftsE gene encoding cell division ATP-binding protein FtsE has product MIHFDQVSLQYPSTRTLALNRISTEVARGEFVYLIGHSGAGKSSFMSLLLKRALPTAGEVRVAGEPLGRYRGGRVSVLRRRMGIIFQENMLLPQLTAYQNVAFALRVTEAPRVSSLGSWNERVGTALRLVGLEHKRAALPHQLSQGEQQRVAIARAVVGAPALLLADEPTGNLDPENSRDVLRVLERVNESGTTVLVATHARELVESRRHRTLTLRRGELVRDDAGGGYQL; this is encoded by the coding sequence ATGATTCACTTTGACCAGGTGTCCTTGCAGTATCCGTCTACCCGGACGCTGGCCCTCAACCGGATCAGCACCGAAGTGGCACGCGGCGAGTTCGTGTACCTGATTGGGCACTCCGGAGCTGGCAAGAGCAGCTTCATGAGCCTGCTGCTCAAGCGGGCGCTGCCCACTGCCGGTGAGGTGCGGGTGGCCGGCGAGCCGCTGGGGCGCTACCGGGGCGGGCGGGTGTCGGTGCTGCGCCGGCGCATGGGCATCATCTTTCAGGAGAACATGCTGCTGCCGCAGCTGACGGCCTACCAGAACGTGGCCTTTGCGCTGCGCGTGACTGAAGCGCCGCGTGTGTCCTCGCTGGGCAGCTGGAACGAGCGGGTGGGTACGGCGCTGCGGCTGGTGGGCCTGGAACACAAGCGGGCCGCGCTGCCGCACCAACTGTCGCAGGGTGAGCAGCAGCGGGTGGCGATTGCCCGCGCTGTGGTGGGCGCTCCTGCGCTGCTGCTGGCCGATGAGCCGACCGGCAACCTCGACCCGGAAAACAGCCGTGACGTGCTGCGCGTGCTGGAACGGGTCAACGAGAGCGGCACCACCGTGCTGGTGGCCACCCACGCCCGCGAACTGGTGGAGTCTCGCCGTCACCGCACCCTGACCCTGCGCCGGGGCGAGCTGGTCCGTGACGACGCAGGCGGGGGGTATCAGCTGTGA